The following are from one region of the Strix uralensis isolate ZFMK-TIS-50842 chromosome 4, bStrUra1, whole genome shotgun sequence genome:
- the NEK1 gene encoding serine/threonine-protein kinase Nek1 isoform X17, protein MDKYIKVRKIGEGSFGKAILVKAKENGQQYVIKEINISKMSNKEREESRREVAVLANMKHPNIVLYRESFEENGCLYIVMDYCEGGDLFKKINAQKGILFSEDQILDWFVQICLALKHIHDRKILHRDIKSQNIFLTKDGTIQLGDFGIARVLNSTAELARTCIGTPYYLSPEICQNKPYNNKSDIWALGCVLYEMCTLKHAFEAGNMKNLVLKIISGPFPPVSMHYSYDLRNLLSQLFKRNPRNRPSVNSILEKNFIAKRVEKFLTPQLIAEEFNHKIFQKFGPHAAPAKRPAQEQILTSVAPAQKITKPAAKYGVPLVIRKSCDAPKKPNEKKPLAKSRQAFPTPMKKTNPGERRKMFEEPSKKKRLELPEKEKRTRDQISLLKADEMRRLEKERMERINRAREQGWRNVLGSGGSGDVKAPYYGGGGGVGPFPVSSRGQYEHYHAIFDQMQQQKETVRVAEEREAKLRAKVQGREVVERGIPPGIRPGVPKGPTGHHHLPDAGAVRKKMKRLKEVSKQANANRQKGWIAADRAKQVEEFWQRKREAMENKARAEGHMGTLQNVADIYGGRPIPARGRKSRNKEEEEYLARLRQIRLQNFNERQQIRAKLRGEKDSSFAE, encoded by the exons ATGGATAAATATATTAAAGTGCGGAAGATTGGAGAAGGATCCTTTGGGAAAGCAATTCTTGTTAAAGCTAAAGAAAATGGCCAACAGTatgttattaaagaaataaacatcTCTAAG atgTCAAATAAGGAGAGAGAAGAATCAAGGAGAGAAGTTGCTGTGTTGGCTAACATGAAACATCCGAATATTGTCCTGTATAGGGAGTCATTTGAAG aaaatggctGTCTCTACATAGTGATGGATTACTGTGAAGGAGGagacctatttaaaaaaataaatgcccaGAAAGGAATCTTATTCTCCGAAGACCAG ATTCTGGATTGGTTTGTACAAATCTGTTTAGCACTAAAACATATACATGATAGAAAAATCTTGCATCGGGACATAAAGTCACAG aatatatttttaaccaAAGATGGAACAATACAGCTGGGAGATTTTGGAATCGCCAGAGTTCTTAACAG tactGCAGAGCTGGCTCGCACTTGCATAGGAACGCCATACTATTTATCACCTGAAATATGTCAGAACAAACCTTACAACAATAAAAG TGATATCTGGGCCCTTGGTTGTGTTCTCTATGAAATGTGCACACTTAAACATGCG TTTGAAGCTGGTAACATGAAGAACTTGGTACTGAAGATAATCTCTGggccttttcctcctgtttctatGCATTACTCTTATGACCTACGTAATCTGCTGTCACAGTTATTTAAAAGGAATCCTAGGAATAGACCATCAGTAAACTCCATATTGGAGAAAAACTTTATAGCCAAACGGGTTGAAAAATTTCTCACACCCCAG CTTATTGCAGAAGAATTCAATCACAAAATCTTCCAGAAGTTTGGACCACATGCTGCACCAG ctaaaAGACCAGCTCAGGAACAAATACTGACTTCAGTTGCACCAGCTCAGAAAATTACCAAACCTGCTGCAAAATATGGAGTGCCTTTAGTGATCAGGAAGTCTTGTGATGCACCTAAAAAGCCTAATGAGAAGAAGCCATTGGCTAAATCTAGGCAG GCCTTTCCAACTCCAATGAAGAAAACGAAtccaggagaaaggaggaaaatgtttgAG GaaccttcaaaaaagaaaaggttggaattgcctgaaaaagaaaaacgCACGAGAGATCAG ATCAGTTTGCTGAAGGCAGATGAAATGAGAAGATTGGAAAAAGAACGg atgGAACGAATAAACAGAGCCAGGGAACAAGGATGGAGGAATGTGCTTGGTTCAGGTGGAAGTGGTGATGTTAAG GCACCATATTATGGCGGTGGAGGTGGTGTTGGTCCTTTTCCTGTATCTTCCAGAGGACAGTATGAACACTATCATGCTATTTTTGACCAGATGCAACAGCAAAAGGAAACCGTTAGAGTAGCTGAAGAGAGAGAAGCCAAATTGAGGGCGAAAGTACAAGGCCGAGAAGTAGTTGAAAG AGGAATTCCACCTGGAATACGTCCAGGAGTTCCTAAGGGGCCTACAGGTCATCACCATTTACCTGATGCTGgtgcagttaggaaaaaaatgaaaagattgaAGGAGGTGTCTAAACAAGCCAATGCAAACAG GCAAAAAGGATGGATAGCTGCAGATAGAGCAAAGCAAGTTGAAGAATTCTGGCAACGAAAGAGAGAAGCCATGGAAAACAAAGCTCGAGCTGAGGGACATATG GGTACACTGCAAAACGTGGCAGATATCTATGGAGGCAGGCCCATTCCTGCAAGAGGAAGGAAATCCAGAAACAAGGAGGAAGAG GAATATTTGGCAAGATTAAGACAGATCCGGCTACAAAACTTTAATGAACGTCAACAGATTAGAGCTAAACTTCGTGGAGAGAAG
- the NEK1 gene encoding serine/threonine-protein kinase Nek1 isoform X16 has protein sequence MDKYIKVRKIGEGSFGKAILVKAKENGQQYVIKEINISKMSNKEREESRREVAVLANMKHPNIVLYRESFEENGCLYIVMDYCEGGDLFKKINAQKGILFSEDQILDWFVQICLALKHIHDRKILHRDIKSQNIFLTKDGTIQLGDFGIARVLNSTAELARTCIGTPYYLSPEICQNKPYNNKSDIWALGCVLYEMCTLKHAFEAGNMKNLVLKIISGPFPPVSMHYSYDLRNLLSQLFKRNPRNRPSVNSILEKNFIAKRVEKFLTPQLIAEEFNHKIFQKFGPHAAPAKRPAQEQILTSVAPAQKITKPAAKYGVPLVIRKSCDAPKKPNEKKPLAKSRQAFPTPMKKTNPGERRKMFEEPSKKKRLELPEKEKRTRDQISLLKADEMRRLEKERMERINRAREQGWRNVLGSGGSGDVKAPYYGGGGGVGPFPVSSRGQYEHYHAIFDQMQQQKETVRVAEEREAKLRAKVQGREVVERGIPPGIRPGVPKGPTGHHHLPDAGAVRKKMKRLKEVSKQANANRQKGWIAADRAKQVEEFWQRKREAMENKARAEGHMGTLQNVADIYGGRPIPARGRKSRNKEEEEYLARLRQIRLQNFNERQQIRAKLRGEKNEAASSDGQESSEEAELKRKKIEAQKAQANARAAVLKEQLERKRKEAYEREKRAWEEHVRK, from the exons ATGGATAAATATATTAAAGTGCGGAAGATTGGAGAAGGATCCTTTGGGAAAGCAATTCTTGTTAAAGCTAAAGAAAATGGCCAACAGTatgttattaaagaaataaacatcTCTAAG atgTCAAATAAGGAGAGAGAAGAATCAAGGAGAGAAGTTGCTGTGTTGGCTAACATGAAACATCCGAATATTGTCCTGTATAGGGAGTCATTTGAAG aaaatggctGTCTCTACATAGTGATGGATTACTGTGAAGGAGGagacctatttaaaaaaataaatgcccaGAAAGGAATCTTATTCTCCGAAGACCAG ATTCTGGATTGGTTTGTACAAATCTGTTTAGCACTAAAACATATACATGATAGAAAAATCTTGCATCGGGACATAAAGTCACAG aatatatttttaaccaAAGATGGAACAATACAGCTGGGAGATTTTGGAATCGCCAGAGTTCTTAACAG tactGCAGAGCTGGCTCGCACTTGCATAGGAACGCCATACTATTTATCACCTGAAATATGTCAGAACAAACCTTACAACAATAAAAG TGATATCTGGGCCCTTGGTTGTGTTCTCTATGAAATGTGCACACTTAAACATGCG TTTGAAGCTGGTAACATGAAGAACTTGGTACTGAAGATAATCTCTGggccttttcctcctgtttctatGCATTACTCTTATGACCTACGTAATCTGCTGTCACAGTTATTTAAAAGGAATCCTAGGAATAGACCATCAGTAAACTCCATATTGGAGAAAAACTTTATAGCCAAACGGGTTGAAAAATTTCTCACACCCCAG CTTATTGCAGAAGAATTCAATCACAAAATCTTCCAGAAGTTTGGACCACATGCTGCACCAG ctaaaAGACCAGCTCAGGAACAAATACTGACTTCAGTTGCACCAGCTCAGAAAATTACCAAACCTGCTGCAAAATATGGAGTGCCTTTAGTGATCAGGAAGTCTTGTGATGCACCTAAAAAGCCTAATGAGAAGAAGCCATTGGCTAAATCTAGGCAG GCCTTTCCAACTCCAATGAAGAAAACGAAtccaggagaaaggaggaaaatgtttgAG GaaccttcaaaaaagaaaaggttggaattgcctgaaaaagaaaaacgCACGAGAGATCAG ATCAGTTTGCTGAAGGCAGATGAAATGAGAAGATTGGAAAAAGAACGg atgGAACGAATAAACAGAGCCAGGGAACAAGGATGGAGGAATGTGCTTGGTTCAGGTGGAAGTGGTGATGTTAAG GCACCATATTATGGCGGTGGAGGTGGTGTTGGTCCTTTTCCTGTATCTTCCAGAGGACAGTATGAACACTATCATGCTATTTTTGACCAGATGCAACAGCAAAAGGAAACCGTTAGAGTAGCTGAAGAGAGAGAAGCCAAATTGAGGGCGAAAGTACAAGGCCGAGAAGTAGTTGAAAG AGGAATTCCACCTGGAATACGTCCAGGAGTTCCTAAGGGGCCTACAGGTCATCACCATTTACCTGATGCTGgtgcagttaggaaaaaaatgaaaagattgaAGGAGGTGTCTAAACAAGCCAATGCAAACAG GCAAAAAGGATGGATAGCTGCAGATAGAGCAAAGCAAGTTGAAGAATTCTGGCAACGAAAGAGAGAAGCCATGGAAAACAAAGCTCGAGCTGAGGGACATATG GGTACACTGCAAAACGTGGCAGATATCTATGGAGGCAGGCCCATTCCTGCAAGAGGAAGGAAATCCAGAAACAAGGAGGAAGAG GAATATTTGGCAAGATTAAGACAGATCCGGCTACAAAACTTTAATGAACGTCAACAGATTAGAGCTAAACTTCGTGGAGAGAAG